Proteins encoded by one window of Agrobacterium vitis:
- a CDS encoding ABC transporter ATP-binding protein gives MTQPYLRVRDLTVAFPTRQGPFAAVDGVGFDLARGEILALVGESGSGKSMTSLSIMRFLPEAGTMSGTIEIDGQNIAGLQRRDMEDVRGAKIGMIFQEPMTSLNPVLTIGRQMSEGLIRHKGMARRLALEHAIAALEDVRIPEPRRILGQYPHQLSGGMRQRVMIAAALTLKPGVLIADEPTTALDVTVQAQVLDLLVDLKLRHGSGILLITHDIGVVAETADRVAVMRGGRIVETGPVEQILSAPQHDYTKALLASHLTVERAMRQRRDKTKAGAR, from the coding sequence ATGACGCAACCTTATCTGCGAGTCCGCGATCTGACGGTTGCCTTCCCCACCAGACAAGGGCCGTTCGCCGCTGTCGATGGTGTCGGGTTCGACCTCGCCCGGGGAGAAATCCTCGCCCTTGTCGGCGAATCCGGCAGCGGCAAGAGCATGACGTCGCTATCGATCATGCGTTTTCTGCCTGAGGCGGGGACAATGTCAGGCACAATCGAGATCGATGGGCAGAATATTGCCGGGCTTCAGCGCCGGGACATGGAAGATGTGCGCGGCGCGAAAATCGGCATGATCTTCCAGGAGCCGATGACGTCGCTCAATCCGGTCCTGACCATTGGCCGCCAGATGAGCGAAGGATTGATCCGTCATAAGGGCATGGCGCGTCGTCTGGCGCTGGAGCACGCCATTGCCGCCCTTGAGGATGTCCGCATTCCCGAACCCCGGCGTATTCTCGGCCAGTATCCGCATCAACTGTCCGGCGGAATGCGCCAGCGCGTGATGATTGCCGCTGCCCTGACCCTGAAACCCGGCGTGTTGATTGCCGATGAGCCGACTACGGCGCTTGATGTGACAGTCCAGGCGCAGGTGCTGGATCTGCTTGTCGATCTCAAACTGCGCCATGGGTCAGGCATTCTGCTGATCACCCATGACATTGGTGTGGTTGCCGAAACGGCGGATCGTGTCGCGGTCATGCGAGGCGGGCGCATCGTTGAAACCGGCCCGGTCGAGCAAATCCTATCTGCACCGCAGCATGACTATACCAAAGCATTGCTGGCCTCGCATCTGACCGTCGAACGGGCCATGCGGCAGCGCCGCGACAAGACAAAGGCTGGTGCCAGATGA
- a CDS encoding ABC transporter substrate-binding protein — MNHKPDKSPLARSTAAVVAVAAALTGFSASAADLTVARSVDADGLDPQKASTTQSLQITNLIFDTLLTMGKDGSVHPGLASAWTMAPDGKSYDFTIRNGIKCHDGTTFDAAAAKASLDRALDPATVNPNLSAWGPITKSSVEGKVLKVTLSEPYGPFTSFLTSIQAAFICPSSASAKEFKPIGTGPFKFVNWTRNDSIQLEANADYQNANPLIENPGKPHIDKLTFKVIPEAVARMAALRSGEVDMVEPSLEEAADLKADSKFKVYAAELSGQQMLAAFTWKIKPLDNPDIRKAIGMAMNRDAYASIAFEGLVNTANCPVAPNLFSTDEALCATWGVKYDPEAAKALMAKAGYTPEKPLKVKLLVHKLPGWDQMHQIMQQDLAAIGVQAEIETREVAAYFDYMKGVNERTDGEPAVWTMGMSGVDPDYLTFLWKRPGFVNMGINADLDGMLDEQRKLSGDARAAKIHDIEKYLMENAYAIPLLSPGWGWLMASTSKVDGFKMGFMVSLLFNDVSVKP, encoded by the coding sequence ATGAACCACAAACCAGACAAATCCCCGCTTGCCCGCAGCACCGCTGCCGTGGTCGCAGTTGCCGCAGCTCTTACCGGGTTCTCAGCCAGCGCTGCCGATCTGACCGTTGCGCGCTCTGTCGATGCCGATGGCCTCGATCCGCAAAAGGCAAGCACGACCCAGTCGTTACAGATCACCAACCTGATCTTCGATACATTGCTGACGATGGGGAAGGACGGTTCCGTCCATCCGGGCCTGGCCAGCGCCTGGACGATGGCGCCGGATGGTAAGTCCTATGATTTCACCATCCGCAACGGCATCAAGTGCCACGATGGCACCACGTTTGATGCGGCGGCGGCGAAGGCCAGCCTGGACCGGGCACTCGATCCTGCGACCGTCAATCCGAACCTCTCGGCATGGGGTCCGATCACCAAAAGCAGCGTCGAGGGCAAGGTGCTGAAAGTCACTCTGTCCGAACCCTATGGTCCCTTCACGTCGTTCCTCACCAGCATCCAGGCGGCCTTCATCTGCCCGTCCTCCGCATCGGCCAAGGAATTCAAGCCGATCGGCACCGGCCCGTTCAAATTCGTCAACTGGACCCGCAATGACAGCATCCAGCTGGAGGCGAATGCCGATTACCAGAACGCCAACCCGCTGATCGAAAACCCCGGCAAGCCGCATATCGACAAGCTGACCTTCAAGGTCATCCCGGAAGCGGTGGCCAGAATGGCTGCCCTGCGCTCCGGCGAGGTCGATATGGTCGAGCCGTCTCTGGAAGAAGCCGCCGACCTGAAGGCCGACAGCAAATTCAAGGTCTACGCAGCCGAGCTGTCCGGACAGCAAATGCTTGCCGCCTTCACCTGGAAGATCAAGCCGCTCGACAATCCGGATATCCGCAAGGCGATCGGCATGGCAATGAACCGCGACGCCTATGCGTCGATTGCCTTTGAAGGCCTCGTCAACACTGCCAATTGCCCCGTGGCACCGAACCTGTTCTCGACCGATGAGGCGCTTTGCGCCACGTGGGGCGTCAAATATGACCCCGAAGCCGCTAAGGCTTTGATGGCCAAGGCAGGCTACACCCCGGAAAAACCGCTGAAGGTGAAGCTTCTCGTTCACAAGCTGCCGGGCTGGGACCAGATGCACCAGATCATGCAGCAGGATCTGGCGGCCATCGGCGTCCAGGCCGAGATCGAGACCCGGGAAGTGGCCGCCTATTTCGACTATATGAAGGGCGTTAACGAACGCACCGATGGCGAACCTGCCGTGTGGACCATGGGCATGTCGGGTGTCGATCCGGACTACCTTACTTTCCTTTGGAAACGTCCGGGCTTTGTCAATATGGGCATCAATGCCGACCTCGATGGCATGCTGGACGAGCAGCGCAAGCTTTCAGGTGATGCACGGGCCGCCAAGATCCATGATATTGAAAAATATCTGATGGAGAATGCCTATGCGATCCCGCTGCTGTCACCCGGTTGGGGCTGGCTGATGGCATCGACATCGAAAGTCGATGGCTTCAAGATGGGCTTCATGGTGTCGCTGCTGTTCAACGACGTAAGCGTCAAGCCATAA
- a CDS encoding amidase translates to MQLSEYRTYDATGLAELVAKGEVQPTELLETALAGVAATNPALNAIVATFEDEARRFIKEELKDGPFKGVPFVLKDLTAHYAGQPTGAGWPPRASVTPQQDSELVRRYKKAGLVTFAKTAVPELAMDWTTRSRAHGVTNNPWNPGRTAGTSSGGTAAAVAAGIVPMGHGNDGGGSIRVPSSVCGCFGMKPSRGRNPVAPAGSTWQGMLVEHALTRSVRDSAALLDATAGPHRGQFFNSPAGGQFAAEVGRDPGKLRIAVSTRAPYGAETHADCKAAVAETVKLLESLGHHCEPFDIDLPDDGWDAFETYILAEYATDMRLEEGVLGRKLTQDDFPQMLWDMIEAGNRISAVDVNIATTRLHEVASAVSSTFETFDLFLSPTLAQPPLPHEAFPASTSMRGHYAFYLSWMPYTHIFNVNGSPAMSVPLVWNDEGLPIGVQFAAAPTGEGLLFRLAAQLEAARPWSNRRPQISVA, encoded by the coding sequence TTGCAGTTAAGCGAATATCGAACCTATGATGCAACTGGATTGGCAGAGCTTGTTGCCAAGGGTGAGGTTCAGCCAACCGAACTGCTGGAAACCGCGCTTGCCGGCGTGGCGGCGACCAATCCCGCATTGAACGCCATTGTCGCGACATTCGAAGACGAGGCTCGCCGCTTCATAAAGGAAGAGCTGAAGGATGGCCCGTTCAAAGGCGTCCCTTTCGTTCTGAAGGACCTGACCGCGCATTACGCCGGACAGCCCACAGGGGCCGGATGGCCGCCTCGCGCTTCTGTAACACCGCAGCAAGACAGCGAACTGGTGCGTCGCTACAAAAAGGCGGGGCTTGTCACTTTTGCCAAGACGGCTGTGCCGGAGCTCGCCATGGACTGGACGACCCGCTCGCGGGCGCATGGCGTCACCAATAATCCATGGAATCCGGGTCGCACGGCGGGGACGTCCAGCGGTGGCACCGCAGCGGCGGTTGCCGCGGGCATCGTGCCGATGGGACATGGCAATGACGGCGGCGGTTCGATCCGAGTGCCATCCTCCGTCTGTGGATGTTTCGGCATGAAGCCGAGCCGGGGCCGAAATCCGGTTGCGCCAGCGGGAAGCACCTGGCAGGGCATGCTGGTGGAACATGCGCTGACCCGCTCCGTCCGCGATAGCGCCGCCCTTCTCGATGCGACCGCCGGACCGCATAGAGGGCAATTCTTCAACAGTCCCGCAGGGGGCCAATTCGCGGCCGAGGTGGGACGCGATCCCGGCAAACTGAGAATTGCCGTTTCGACCAGGGCGCCCTACGGCGCAGAAACCCATGCTGATTGCAAGGCTGCGGTCGCCGAGACCGTCAAGCTGCTTGAAAGCCTGGGTCATCATTGCGAGCCTTTCGATATCGACTTGCCTGATGATGGCTGGGATGCTTTTGAGACATATATTCTTGCTGAATACGCAACCGACATGCGCCTTGAGGAAGGTGTCCTCGGGCGCAAGCTGACACAGGATGATTTTCCGCAGATGCTGTGGGACATGATCGAGGCTGGAAACCGCATCAGCGCGGTCGATGTCAATATCGCCACGACGCGCCTGCATGAGGTGGCCTCAGCCGTCTCCTCGACATTCGAAACCTTCGATCTCTTCCTGTCGCCAACGCTTGCCCAGCCACCGCTTCCGCATGAGGCTTTTCCGGCTTCGACCTCGATGCGCGGACACTATGCGTTTTATCTGTCGTGGATGCCTTATACGCATATCTTCAACGTCAATGGATCACCGGCCATGTCGGTGCCGCTCGTCTGGAACGATGAAGGCCTGCCGATCGGCGTTCAGTTTGCGGCTGCACCGACGGGAGAAGGTCTGTTGTTCAGACTTGCCGCGCAGCTGGAGGCAGCTCGTCCATGGAGCAATCGGCGACCGCAGATTTCGGTCGCATGA
- a CDS encoding ABC transporter ATP-binding protein — MPKSVQDDASEAGKLLSVQGLTVGLPPGMDRRYAVEDMSFDLKAGEILCIIGESGSGKSVTANATMGLLAQSLHIVSGSIMLEGQELVGADDATLRALRGRVVSMIFQDPLSALNPLMTVGDQIAEVMEAHGIGTQQERRVRVLELITEVGLPDPELMQHQYPFRLSGGQRQRVMIAMALALEPKVLIADEPTTALDVTTQAQILELIASIQRRKQMSVMFITHDFGVVAEIADRVIVMEKGHVVEQGPASVVLKCPDHPYTQRLLAAVPRMRATDRDNEGDTPVVLEARNLCKTYGTSAGFLSKGRVIKAVDDVSFTIAKGRTLGIVGESGSGKSSLGRLLVKLMNSDSGEILFGGRDIAPLSEEAFRPMRPYIQMIFQDPFASLNPRQTIGRILTVGPVAQATPIHEARTRAMRLLERVGLDAGAYDRYPHEFSGGQRQRIGIARALMFNPMLIVADEAVSALDVSIQAQILQLLTEVQQEMKLAMAFITHDLRVASQICDEIAVMYKGRIVEYGPPSQIFRNPTHDYTRQLVSAIPGSEWEPAVMA, encoded by the coding sequence ATGCCGAAATCTGTTCAAGACGATGCAAGCGAGGCAGGTAAGCTGCTGTCCGTGCAAGGATTGACTGTCGGCTTGCCGCCGGGCATGGACCGCCGATATGCGGTGGAAGATATGTCCTTCGACCTGAAGGCTGGAGAAATTCTCTGCATTATCGGTGAGTCCGGCTCGGGTAAATCCGTGACGGCCAATGCCACGATGGGACTTCTCGCACAGTCTCTCCACATTGTATCCGGCAGCATTATGCTGGAGGGCCAGGAGCTGGTGGGGGCAGATGACGCCACCTTGCGCGCGTTGCGTGGCCGTGTCGTTTCGATGATTTTCCAAGACCCTTTGTCGGCACTCAATCCCCTGATGACCGTGGGCGATCAGATCGCCGAGGTCATGGAAGCCCATGGCATTGGCACGCAGCAGGAGCGCCGGGTCCGCGTTCTCGAGCTGATCACCGAAGTGGGGCTGCCGGACCCGGAACTGATGCAGCATCAATATCCCTTCCGATTGTCCGGCGGCCAACGACAGCGCGTGATGATTGCCATGGCGTTGGCGCTTGAACCGAAGGTGTTGATCGCTGATGAGCCGACCACCGCCCTCGACGTGACGACACAGGCGCAGATCCTTGAACTGATCGCGTCTATCCAACGCCGCAAGCAGATGAGTGTGATGTTCATCACCCATGATTTCGGGGTGGTGGCCGAGATTGCTGACCGTGTGATTGTCATGGAAAAGGGGCATGTCGTTGAACAAGGGCCGGCATCCGTGGTGCTGAAATGCCCTGATCATCCCTATACGCAAAGGCTACTTGCCGCCGTGCCGCGAATGCGCGCCACCGACCGCGACAACGAGGGAGATACGCCTGTTGTTCTGGAGGCCCGCAATCTCTGCAAGACCTATGGCACAAGTGCAGGCTTCCTGTCGAAAGGACGCGTGATCAAGGCGGTCGATGATGTCTCGTTCACGATCGCCAAGGGCCGGACGCTGGGTATTGTTGGGGAATCCGGATCGGGGAAATCATCGCTTGGGCGTCTTCTCGTTAAGCTGATGAATAGCGATTCCGGCGAAATCCTCTTCGGTGGCCGTGATATTGCACCCCTGTCGGAAGAGGCCTTCCGCCCGATGCGGCCCTATATCCAGATGATTTTTCAGGACCCTTTCGCCTCCCTCAATCCGCGCCAGACCATCGGTCGCATCTTGACCGTCGGACCAGTGGCGCAGGCGACGCCCATCCACGAGGCGCGAACACGGGCAATGCGGCTTCTGGAGCGGGTCGGCCTCGATGCAGGCGCCTATGACCGGTATCCGCATGAATTTTCAGGCGGCCAGCGGCAGCGTATCGGCATAGCACGCGCATTGATGTTCAATCCCATGCTGATCGTTGCGGATGAAGCCGTTTCGGCGCTCGATGTTTCGATCCAGGCGCAGATCCTTCAACTGCTGACGGAAGTGCAGCAGGAAATGAAACTGGCCATGGCCTTTATCACCCATGATCTGCGCGTCGCCAGTCAGATCTGCGATGAGATCGCGGTGATGTATAAGGGCCGTATTGTCGAATATGGACCACCCTCGCAGATTTTCCGCAATCCTACCCATGACTATACCCGCCAACTCGTTTCGGCTATTCCCGGCAGCGAATGGGAGCCTGCCGTGATGGCATAA
- a CDS encoding ABC transporter permease encodes MTSIAKRRMFSLRLPVSVTIGLALALIIVLLSLLSSYIAPFDPMRMAAGPRLSAPSTAHLFGTDEFGRDLFSRVLLGGRLSLGIGLSAVVSGLVIGGLIGLIAAFGGRIVEALLLRLIDVLYSFPDTLIALALVAFLGPGIENATLAIAISLVPFYARVAYGLAAAERAKPYIEAARLAGTRSARLVRVHVMPNIVQSLIVMATLGFSSAILSAAGLSFLGLGVQPPSPEWGAILASGRNYITKAPWILIFPGLAICLTVLSFNLIGDSLRDLIDPRRKARP; translated from the coding sequence ATGACCAGCATCGCAAAACGCAGGATGTTCTCTCTCAGATTGCCTGTCAGTGTGACGATAGGGCTGGCGCTTGCACTTATCATCGTGCTGCTCTCTCTGCTGTCATCCTATATTGCTCCGTTTGATCCGATGCGGATGGCGGCTGGCCCACGGCTGTCGGCGCCATCGACGGCGCATCTTTTCGGAACCGACGAATTTGGCCGCGACCTTTTCAGCCGCGTGCTGCTCGGCGGACGGTTGTCGCTTGGCATCGGCCTCAGCGCCGTCGTCAGCGGTCTGGTGATCGGCGGTCTCATTGGTCTGATCGCCGCTTTCGGTGGCCGAATTGTCGAGGCTTTGCTGTTGCGGCTTATCGATGTCCTCTATTCGTTTCCCGATACGTTGATCGCCCTTGCGCTGGTGGCTTTCCTCGGGCCAGGAATAGAGAACGCAACGCTGGCAATCGCTATCAGTCTCGTTCCCTTTTATGCGCGGGTGGCCTACGGCCTTGCGGCTGCCGAGCGGGCAAAACCCTATATCGAGGCCGCCAGACTTGCAGGCACCCGGTCCGCGCGACTGGTCCGCGTCCATGTCATGCCGAATATTGTGCAAAGCCTGATCGTTATGGCAACACTCGGATTTTCGTCCGCCATCCTGTCCGCCGCCGGGCTTTCGTTTCTGGGGCTTGGGGTCCAGCCGCCATCGCCGGAATGGGGTGCTATCCTCGCCTCGGGGCGCAATTATATCACCAAAGCCCCGTGGATATTGATCTTTCCGGGATTGGCGATCTGCCTCACCGTCCTTTCCTTCAATCTGATCGGTGACAGTCTCAGGGACCTCATCGATCCCCGCCGAAAGGCAAGGCCATGA
- a CDS encoding ABC transporter permease encodes MLVLIFKRLLIALATVVSVIILSGILIHIVPGDPVTAMMAQSVTASPEAMAQMRAKLGLDLPVWQQVGLYTWHVFQGDLGMTIRGNEPVARLLLQRLPNTFVLAVSGLGVALAIGIPLGFLAAIHRGKLTDTAVMVIAVLGVSIPGFWLGLIMIQVFSLKLGWLPVAGSGLRNIILPALTLGLTYCALVARMTRSALVEVLAEDYIRTARARGLREYQVLLVHALKPALISIVTVVGLVFAYLLGGQVIIENVFSWNGIGRLAVQAMLERDYPMIQGFIVVFASSVVIVSMLIDILYGFLDPRMRQR; translated from the coding sequence ATGCTTGTTCTCATTTTCAAACGGCTGCTCATTGCCCTGGCGACGGTTGTGTCTGTCATTATCCTGTCGGGCATTCTCATCCATATCGTCCCTGGCGATCCGGTTACCGCGATGATGGCGCAGTCCGTGACCGCAAGTCCGGAAGCGATGGCGCAAATGCGTGCCAAGCTGGGGCTTGATCTGCCAGTCTGGCAGCAGGTGGGGCTCTATACTTGGCACGTTTTCCAGGGCGATCTCGGCATGACGATCCGCGGCAACGAACCTGTCGCAAGGTTGCTTCTCCAGCGGCTGCCAAACACCTTTGTTCTGGCGGTGTCAGGGCTCGGCGTTGCGCTTGCCATTGGTATACCGCTCGGTTTTCTGGCGGCGATCCACCGCGGAAAGCTGACCGATACGGCCGTCATGGTGATTGCGGTGCTGGGTGTCTCCATCCCCGGTTTCTGGTTGGGGCTGATCATGATTCAGGTCTTCTCGCTCAAGCTCGGCTGGTTGCCAGTCGCAGGCTCGGGTTTGCGCAACATCATCCTGCCAGCCCTCACTCTGGGTCTGACCTACTGCGCTCTGGTGGCGCGCATGACGCGCTCGGCCCTCGTCGAGGTCCTGGCCGAAGACTATATCCGCACGGCCCGCGCGCGCGGGCTTCGTGAATATCAGGTGCTTTTGGTTCATGCGCTGAAGCCGGCGCTGATCAGTATTGTCACGGTGGTCGGGCTGGTCTTTGCCTATCTTCTCGGCGGTCAGGTGATCATCGAGAACGTGTTTTCGTGGAATGGCATCGGTCGCCTGGCTGTCCAGGCCATGCTGGAGCGTGACTATCCGATGATCCAGGGCTTCATTGTCGTCTTCGCCAGTTCGGTTGTCATCGTCTCGATGCTGATCGACATTCTCTACGGCTTTCTGGACCCCCGCATGAGGCAAAGATGA
- a CDS encoding LuxR C-terminal-related transcriptional regulator yields the protein MQRTRLLNRRSVPPSASTGLIDRPRLTRLSQLLTKHRLALVHAPAGSGKTTLLAQWHRGLSDAGFSTVWYSASEDDKDPLSFAEGLLQALQQSLSDHRDHLPSLDRADALQRLTALLTDQSIRQPLALFIDDYHLAEGGDGGEAINTILASRLPSLTVVLASRNRPAIPVGRYRANGEMIDIAVEDLHFSEEETEAFFRTASNVALTADESRQMHGHTEGWAVGLRLAALVTGRATGNFVAAAPSGSHRAFADYFLEEVIAGLPAEVCDFLAKTSLLETLNADLCNAVTGRRDGDRMLAFLEQSQLFVVELPGTQRWYKYHHLFQEFLQTRLYGDDRPAVEGIHARAAQWFIDNGSPVDAVRHAFQARQSKWAAELIETYCLYDYLSHGRFDTYSRWMQQLPREAREERPLLLFLQVWRSINMRRFLQAEQTLQTIEAAASDPNSPVSLIAARTGLDISGRLHLMRALIGAYGGDFTAGSFHLSQLAGKELDRLAFGQVDLDSIHSYFAFNLGKLDLAERLTWRANGVYDDMACHWGGIHSRCIAAMSYIARALFQEARHVIVEALAIAEQNFGEHSYMVALPSALLGLIAYDDNDLEKAERLWRRAIPAEKATDVSGLCERILIATTGLVRLLDITGRVEEATALLVRASRRAYEAEDFRLEFQLGIERADRAFRLNSPAEGRREWERLSLQLPEARNRFPSSAWQIWDPFRIAEARILVNAGQIDAAAEKLRALATGARQEGRILMARQAEALATVIAPGHEAEGTQPADLEDDTMATRRILCDFVSPVAASPNPGGGQRQEARLSLRGSLTELTQREDDVLQLMRWGLSNSEIATKLDINLNTVKSHAKNIFAKLGVKSRTQAVLKTLE from the coding sequence GTGCAACGTACGCGCCTTTTGAACAGACGATCTGTGCCGCCCAGCGCCTCGACAGGGCTGATCGACCGTCCGCGCCTGACGCGACTGTCGCAGCTTCTCACCAAACACCGGCTGGCGCTCGTCCATGCCCCCGCTGGCTCCGGCAAGACCACGCTTCTGGCCCAATGGCATAGGGGCCTGTCGGATGCCGGGTTTTCGACCGTCTGGTATTCGGCAAGCGAAGACGACAAGGACCCGTTGAGTTTCGCCGAGGGCCTGCTCCAGGCACTTCAGCAATCGCTCAGTGATCATCGCGATCATCTGCCCTCCCTTGATCGCGCCGACGCGCTACAACGCTTGACGGCTCTGCTCACGGATCAATCCATCCGCCAGCCGCTGGCCTTGTTTATCGACGATTACCACCTGGCCGAAGGCGGCGATGGCGGCGAGGCGATCAATACGATCCTCGCCAGCCGCTTGCCGAGCCTGACCGTCGTGCTCGCCAGCCGCAACCGGCCTGCCATACCTGTTGGCCGGTACCGGGCCAATGGCGAGATGATCGACATTGCCGTGGAAGACCTGCATTTCAGTGAGGAGGAAACCGAGGCGTTTTTTCGCACCGCCTCCAATGTCGCCTTGACGGCTGACGAAAGCCGCCAGATGCATGGCCATACAGAAGGTTGGGCGGTCGGCCTGCGGCTGGCGGCCCTGGTCACAGGGCGAGCGACGGGCAATTTCGTCGCCGCTGCGCCATCTGGAAGCCATCGGGCATTTGCCGACTATTTCCTGGAGGAAGTGATTGCCGGACTGCCTGCCGAAGTTTGCGACTTCCTCGCCAAGACCTCCCTCTTGGAAACGCTGAATGCTGACCTCTGCAACGCCGTAACCGGCCGGCGTGACGGGGACCGGATGCTGGCCTTCCTGGAGCAAAGCCAACTTTTTGTCGTTGAGCTTCCGGGAACCCAGCGGTGGTACAAGTATCACCATCTGTTTCAGGAGTTTCTGCAAACCCGCCTTTATGGCGATGATCGCCCTGCTGTCGAAGGCATTCACGCCCGCGCGGCGCAGTGGTTCATCGACAATGGTTCGCCCGTCGATGCCGTCCGGCATGCCTTTCAGGCGCGCCAGTCCAAATGGGCGGCGGAATTGATCGAAACCTATTGCCTGTACGACTATCTCAGCCATGGCCGTTTCGACACCTATTCCCGCTGGATGCAGCAACTGCCCCGAGAGGCCCGCGAGGAAAGGCCGCTGCTGCTTTTCCTGCAAGTGTGGCGATCCATCAACATGCGCCGCTTCTTGCAAGCCGAGCAAACCCTTCAGACGATAGAGGCGGCGGCCAGCGACCCGAATAGCCCTGTATCCCTCATCGCGGCACGAACGGGTCTCGATATCAGCGGACGGCTTCATCTCATGCGGGCGCTTATCGGTGCCTATGGCGGTGATTTCACAGCCGGAAGCTTTCACCTCTCCCAACTGGCCGGAAAAGAGCTTGACCGGCTGGCTTTTGGACAGGTCGATCTCGACTCCATTCACAGCTATTTTGCCTTCAATCTGGGTAAGCTCGATCTGGCGGAACGGCTGACGTGGCGGGCAAACGGCGTCTATGACGACATGGCCTGCCATTGGGGCGGAATTCATTCCCGGTGCATAGCCGCCATGTCATACATCGCCCGTGCGCTGTTTCAGGAAGCCCGGCATGTGATTGTCGAAGCGCTGGCGATTGCCGAACAGAATTTCGGCGAACACTCCTACATGGTAGCACTGCCCTCGGCGCTTTTGGGACTGATTGCCTATGACGACAACGACCTTGAAAAGGCCGAGCGCCTGTGGCGACGGGCGATCCCGGCGGAAAAGGCAACGGATGTGTCCGGGCTTTGCGAACGCATCCTGATTGCCACAACCGGTCTCGTGCGGCTTCTCGATATAACCGGCCGGGTTGAGGAAGCAACGGCGCTTCTCGTTCGCGCCAGCAGGAGAGCCTACGAGGCGGAAGATTTTCGCCTGGAATTCCAGCTTGGTATCGAGCGGGCCGACCGGGCCTTTCGTCTCAACAGCCCCGCAGAGGGCCGCCGCGAATGGGAACGGCTGTCCCTGCAATTGCCCGAGGCGCGCAACCGGTTTCCCTCTTCGGCCTGGCAGATATGGGACCCATTTCGCATCGCCGAGGCCAGAATCCTGGTCAATGCCGGACAGATCGATGCGGCTGCGGAAAAGCTTCGGGCGCTTGCCACAGGGGCACGGCAGGAAGGCCGTATTCTGATGGCGCGACAGGCAGAGGCGCTCGCCACGGTCATCGCACCCGGCCATGAGGCCGAGGGGACCCAACCTGCGGATCTTGAGGATGACACCATGGCGACGCGGCGCATCTTATGTGATTTCGTTTCACCCGTTGCCGCATCGCCGAACCCTGGCGGAGGGCAAAGGCAGGAGGCCCGGCTCAGTCTGCGTGGCTCCCTCACCGAGTTGACACAGCGGGAGGACGACGTCCTGCAATTGATGCGGTGGGGGCTTTCCAATAGCGAAATCGCCACCAAACTCGATATCAATTTGAATACCGTGAAATCGCACGCCAAGAACATTTTCGCCAAGCTGGGTGTGAAAAGCCGAACCCAAGCTGTTCTGAAAACCCTTGAATAG
- a CDS encoding ATP-binding cassette domain-containing protein: protein MTTEPILALENIRKVFSANGREVRALNGVSLSLGRGETLGVIGESGSGKSTLGRIAVGLETADKGTIRIGGTDIAGLSVPLRREAFRHCQMIFQDPYSSLNPRLTIGRQIGEGIYATGVANWKEIGESVADLLEKVGLKRDYADRYPHEFSGGQRQRIAIARALAPGPQVVIADEPVSALDVSIQAQILDLLADLQKENFLSYLFISHDMAVVAHLCDRVAVMHHGRIVEYGPVEAIVEHARHPYTKSLLEAVPRLGRRRSGERHVPVALPTHGDDDPYEAVAPGHWVLAHSHL from the coding sequence ATGACGACAGAACCAATCCTGGCCCTTGAGAATATCCGCAAGGTATTTTCCGCGAACGGTCGAGAGGTGAGGGCGCTCAACGGCGTTTCTCTCAGTCTTGGGCGCGGCGAAACGCTCGGGGTGATCGGCGAAAGCGGTTCCGGAAAATCGACGCTGGGCCGTATCGCCGTGGGGCTTGAGACCGCTGATAAAGGCACGATCCGCATCGGCGGGACCGATATTGCCGGTCTTTCCGTGCCATTGCGCCGTGAGGCATTTCGCCATTGTCAGATGATTTTCCAGGACCCGTATTCCTCCCTCAATCCCAGACTGACGATCGGTCGCCAGATCGGAGAGGGGATCTACGCCACCGGTGTCGCCAATTGGAAAGAGATCGGCGAGAGCGTCGCGGATCTTCTGGAGAAAGTCGGGCTCAAGCGGGACTATGCGGATCGCTATCCGCATGAGTTTTCCGGTGGCCAGCGTCAACGTATCGCCATTGCCCGTGCGCTTGCGCCAGGGCCGCAGGTGGTGATTGCCGATGAACCCGTTTCTGCCCTCGATGTCAGTATTCAGGCCCAGATTCTCGATCTGCTGGCTGATTTGCAGAAAGAGAATTTTCTATCCTACCTGTTCATCTCCCATGACATGGCCGTCGTCGCGCATTTGTGCGACCGGGTTGCCGTGATGCATCATGGTCGCATCGTGGAATATGGCCCGGTCGAAGCGATCGTTGAACATGCCCGGCATCCTTATACAAAGAGCTTATTGGAAGCCGTTCCGCGCCTTGGCCGCCGCCGCAGCGGTGAGCGACATGTGCCAGTCGCGCTGCCTACTCATGGCGACGACGATCCCTATGAGGCGGTTGCGCCCGGCCATTGGGTCTTGGCGCATAGTCATCTGTAA